The DNA segment GCAAACGGATTTCTATCAATCACAAAAAACTACAAGCCTTCAACGCCTATGCTTAGGTTAAGAGGGCTTAACCTTGGCAGGCAAGATGATGGCACAGTATTAGTAAACGCCCTTTTGATATACGGCGTAGACGGACTTGACCAATCATCAATAGAAAAAGGAATGGAACTGGCAAAAAAAGAACTTCCAAGGATAGTGCAGTTTTTTAGAGAAAACATCCCTGGTTTTGAGAAAGTGCAGCTTGACGGCACAGCAGACGAACTGTATATAAGAGAGACGAGGCATATAAAAGGATACTACACACTTGACATAAACGATGTGGTATTCAATAGAGATTTCTACGACAGGATAGCAATAGGCTCATATCCAGTAGACATACAAGCCACATCACCGGAAGACACAGGATATGTGTATGGAAAGCCTGTAGAGTATGCCGTGCCATTTAGGTGCATAGTGCCTGAGAAAGTAGAGAACCTGCTTGTAGTAGGGCGATCAGCCTCCTACAGCCACTTAGCAGCAGGGTCAGCCAGAACGATACCGATAGGCATGGCAGAAGGAGATGCGGCAGGTGTAGCGTCAGCGTACTCCATAGCCAAAGACAAATCATTTGCTGACATCGCAAAAAGCGAAGAAGATATAAAAAACATACAGTCCATATTAGTAAGCCAAGGAGCGTACCTTAAGCCGTTTAAAGTAGAAGAAGCTGTAGAAAAAAGTTGGGCATTTGACGGTCTAAAGTTTGTCCTCCATTGGGGTCTTGTAGTGCCTGGATATACAAATGATTTTAAGCTTAGTGAAAACATAAAAAGCATATCGTTTTATTATATGACGTACAAAATGATAGAAAGGTCTATGCCATCTAAGCAACAGCTATTAAGCGAAGGTAGTCAGTATTTGCAAAAATACATTGTAGACAAGCCTCTTACAAAGGAAGAAGCTGCGGATATACTTTTGACATACGCTGGATATAGAAATGAGGCTGATGGCAATAGTGGAGATCTTTTTAAATTGGCTTATGAGAAAGGGCTTGTATCTAAAGAAGCGTATATGGACGTTTTGAAAAGTGGATACGTTAAATGGCAGGATGCCTATGACATGACATTGACATTGTATAAATATCTGAACAAATAAGTCGAAAAATACCTGGAGACAGGTATTTTTTATAATATGGCGGCGAAATGAGCCTATTAATGGCATGCGGGAAATCAAGAAATTCTGGTTATCCATAAGAAGTTAATAAATTGTAATGTGTCTGTAACTTATCTGTAATAAAAATAGGCTATCATGTAAATATGTTTATAAATAATAGAATTTTTGTCGAAAGGGGGTAGAGAATTGAGAAAAGCCATCGCGATCCTATCTATTTTGCTTTTTATTTTTATACTTCATTCTACTTCGTACGCATTAAGCGGGAATATCGTTGTAGACGGCAAAGTTGTAAATTACAACGTGCCTGATGTCACCATAACTGTAGATAGGAATCCATTTAATACAGGCAGCAATCCGCCGCTTATATTGGACGGAAACACCATAGTGCCATTAAGGTCGATTGCACAAGGATTAGGAGCCAGTGTAGACTGGGATGGGACTACTCAGACGATAACTATAGTAAAGGGAAAAGTCTTCAAATTTTTCATAGGCAAAAATTACGCCACTGTCGACGGAAATCAAGTACAGCTTCCAGCGCCTGCAAGACTCATAAACTACAATACATCTTACGTTCCTATGAGATTTTTGTTTGAAAGCTTAGGGTATGATGTGAAGTGGATAGGTGATAAGTATTTAATACAGGTCACATCAAAAACACCAGATCCTTCTGCGTCAAACAATGTAAACATCACAAGTTTTAGTTCAACTTATGCAAATGGCGTTTACACAGTGACTTTAAAAGCAGACGGTCCATTGGTGTACCAAAAAGGGATTCTGACTGACAGCTCTGGCGTAAGGGTGTACTTTGATTTTGATAATGCCATAAATGCGGTCACTAATAAGCAGATCTCCATAAATCAAGGTGGACTTAACATGGCTTATATTGGACAGAACCAACTTCAGCCTGCCATAACAAGGCTTGTTGTAAGTATGTCTTCAAGTCTTCCATATACGATAACACAATCACAGGACAAAAAGGAATTTGACATTTCATTTAATATTGGCAGTCCCAGACAGACTTCCAATAACGGTCCGCTTATATATATAGATCCGGGACATGGAGGCTCTGATCCAGGGGCAATAGGAGTTGGAGGTATACACGAAGCAGATATAGCATTGGCAATCGGGCTTAAGCTAAAGACACTTCTTGACAACGGCGGATTTCGTACCATGATGTCCCGCACCACAGATACATATGTAGGACTTTATGATAGACCTGATCAGGCAAATAGTGCAGGTGCAGATGCGTTTGTAAGCATTCACTGCGATGCTTTTGACTCACCATCTGCAAATGGGACGACAGTTCTTTACTATCCAAATGGATACAATGGCGACACGAGGGATGACAAGACGTTTGCGCAAATAATACACGACAACTTGATGCAGGAAATAAACACGACGGATAGAGGTTTATCAGAGAGGCCTAATTTGGTGGTATTAAACCAGACGAAGATGGTTGCTGTCTTGGTGGAGACGGGATTTGTTACAAGTCCTACGGATGCTCAGCTTCTCACAGATGATAATTTTCAGTGGAAAGTGGCGCAAGGCATATACAATGGCATAGTACAGTATTTCAACGAATTAAAGAGTGGAACTATCAAATCTACTATTTCATAATATATAAAGACCATCGTTTAGAAGGGCGGAGAAACATCCGCTCTTTTTTTAAAAAAATTTTTTTAGATTAGAGGAATATTAAAATTTTTGTAGAATATATATATTTGTGTGTGCGTTGGTAGAAAAACGTTTGAATTTGTTGAAAAATTAATTTATGAGGAAGCCAGCAGTAGGGAGGTTTTTGTAGTTGGGGAGGATTTTTATTGTAGATGATAACAAAGGTGTCTGTTCTCTCTTAAAAGAACTTTTTACGATGGAGGGACACCTTGCAAAAACATGCAGTGAAATTGAAAAAGTGCACGAAAAGTTGGAAAGCTTTAAGCCTGATGTGAGCATTTTTGACATACATATAGGGAAATGTGATGTTTTGGAGTTTACAAAGACTTTGAAGATGCGACATCCAGACATGGAAATCATTTTCATGTCTGCTGATGATCCTGATGAATGCTTTAAAGGGCAGAGATTTATAAAAAAACCTTTCGATATTTTCAAAGTCAAGGAATACGTAAATAAAATTTTACTGGAAAGAGTAGCAGTGTAAAGGTGCCGCATAGGCACCTTTTTTCTTGATTTATACACGTCAATTGGGTAAAATATATTAAGGAGGTGTTATGATGTTAGTAACAGGTATAGAATTATTAAAAAAAGCCAATGAAGAAGGCTATGCAGTAGGTGCTTTTAATACGAGCAATCTTGAGATAACACAAGCCATTGTTGAGGCTGCAGAAGAAATGAGATCTCCTGCCATAATCCAGGTTAGTGAAGGCGGTTTAAAATATGCTGGCATAGAGACAATTTCTGCAATCGTAAGAACATTGGCAACTAAAGCATCAGTTCCCATCGCATTACACTTAGATCACGGTACAGATTTCAACAATGTCATGAAATGTCTTAGAAATGGTTGGACTTCCGTAATGATGGACGCATCAAAGTTACCCCTCGAGAAAAACATTGAAGTGACAAAAAACGTTGTAACTATTGCACACGGCATGGGTGTATCTGTAGAGGCAGAGATAGGCAAAATTGGCGGTACAGAAGACAATGTAACTGTTGATGAAAGGGAAGCATCTATGACAGATCCTGATGAAGCTTTTAAGTTTGCAAAAGAGACAGGTGTTGACTACTTGGCAATATCCATCGGTACTGCACACGGCCCATATAAAGGTGAGCCTAAACTCGATTTTGACAGGCTTGTAAAGATTAAAGAGATGCTTAAGATGCCTATAGTTCTCCACGGTGCATCAGGAGTTCCAGAAGCTGATATAAGGAAGGCAGTAAGCTTAGGTGTAAATAAGATAAATATCGATACTGACATAAGACAAGCTTTTGCTGCAAGGCTTAGAGAGCTATTGAAAAACGATGAGGAAGTGTACGATCCAAGGAAGATTTTAGGTCCATGCAAAGAAGCTATGAAGGAAGTAATAAAGAATAAGATGAGGATGTTTGGCTCAGAAGGAAGAGCTTAAGTTTTAGATTCATAAGGGACGGTTTTCGCCCCTATGGGATAAATTTGTTTTAAAGGAGTGTGCAATATGAAGTTTTTTATTGATACTGCCAATGTCGATGAGATAAGGGAAGCAAATGAGCTTGGCGTAATATGCGGTGTTACCACGAATCCTTCTCTTATAGCTAAAGAAGGCAGAGACTTCATAGAGGTAGTAAAAGAGATAACTACGATTGTCGACGGTCCTATTAGCGCAGAAGTCGTATCAGAAGATCACGACGGCATGGTGAAAGAAGCATTAGAGCTTGCTAAGATTCACAAAAATATCGTCATAAAGATACCTATGACGGCAGAAGGTTTAAAGGCAGTTAAAATACTTACTGAAAAAGGCGTAAAGACGAATGTCACACTGGTTTTTTCAGCGACACAGGCACTTCTCGCAGCAAGAGCAGGCGCTACATACGTAAGTCCTTTTGTAGGCAGGCTTGACGATATTTCCACAGACGGATTACAGTTGGTGTCTGACATCGTCCAGATATTTGACATATATGGAATTGAGACAGAAGTTATAGCGGCAAGCATAAGACATCCAATGCACGTGTTAGAAGCGGCTAAAGTGGGAGCACATATAGCTACAGTGCCGTACAAAGTGATCATGCAAATGATAAAACATCCATTGACAGATATAGGCATTGAAAGATTCTTAAAAGATTGGGAGACAGTTCCTAAGAAATGATTTTAAGTCAGGGGATATTTCCTCTGACTTTTTTAATATTATTTTAAGAAAAAATTACATAAGCTGAATATTTTTATAAAATGTGTCGATAATATTAACAGGATGTTAAAAAATTATTAAAATTATGCTGCGTTACTTGACTTTTTTAAAAGGTATAATAAAATATAAATAGTGTATAACGTTTGAGGGCTCAAGAATACATCATTGCCTATTTGCAAATATTATAACCGTGTATTCTAAGACCAATCTAAAACAATTCTTTTTTTATTAAAAATATTATTTATAAATTTTTTAATAAAATCCCATTTACAATTTAAATAATAATTTTGTTCAGGAGGTGCCTTTTTTTGGATTTTAATGATTTAGAAGGGAAATCCCTTGCAGAACTTAGGGACATAGCCAAAAGATATGGCGTAAAAAGCATTACGAAGTACAGAAAACAACAGCTAAAAGAGCTTATCGTAGAGAAGTCAAAACAGATTGAGCTTAAGGAGATGACGGATAAAGAGGCAAAAGACCTACAGAATCTGCCATCAGAAGAAATTCATGATGAAGAAGCAATATTAGAAAGACAAGAAGATGAAAAGGATTCTGAAAAAGGTGTGGAAGAAAAAGCATCTGATACTGAAAAAATCATAGAAACGGTGCCAGATGTAAATGACGAAAAGGCAAAAGATGCAGAATCCATTAAAGACGATAAAAGTGAAAGCAGTGAAGAAAAAAAGACAATAGGGAAAATAAGCATACCAGTTGAAGAGCTTGAAAAATCAGATGCAGATTATGAAGAGCTTAGAAGAAAGCTAAGGATGCGTCTAAGAAGCAAAGAAAATATCACTGAAAATGTGGAGGAAGCCAAAAAGGATATAGATGAAGCAATAAAGGTTAAGCATGAAGACGAAGCTTATGAAGACGAAGAAGATGTCAAGGAAGACGTATCTTTAGATGTGACAGAGGAAAAGAAAGAGGAAGAAAAGACCGAAGAAAAGGAAAAAGAGCCGAGGAAGAATAACAGCATATTTATAAAAGAAGGGCTTCCACTTATAAGTGATGTATCTGAACCGTTGAAAGAGCTTATAGAGACGCAGGGGGACGTGGTTGCAGAAGGCGTCCTTGACATAATGCCTGATGGATATGGATTTTTAAGAGTTGAAAATTTTATACAAGGCAATAAAGATATTTATATATCCCAGTCGCAGATTAGAAGATTTGGGCTTAAAGTTGGTGATAAAGTAAAAGGCATCACCAGGATTCCGAGAGAAGGAGAAAAATATTCTGCAATTCTTTATGTAGAGTCTATAAACGGTGAAAGTCCAGATCTTGCTAAGAAAAGAGTTCCATTTGACGAGCTTACACCTATTTTCCCAGATGAAAAATTGAGACTTGAAACGATTCCAACAGAGCTTGCTATGAGGCTTGTGGATATAATAGCGCCTATTGGAAAAGGCCAAAGGGGAATGATCGTGGCTCCGCCGAAAGCTGGCAAGACCACCCTTTTAAAGAAGATAGCCAATAGCATTTCTATAAATCATCCTGAAGTTCACCTTATTGTGCTTCTCATCGATGAAAGACCTGAAGAAGTCACAGACATGAAAAGGTCTATAAAAGGCGAAGTTGTCTACTCCACTTTTGATGAACTTCCAGAGCATCACACAAAAGTGGCAGAGATGGTATTGGAATACGCAAAAAGATTGGTAGAATATGGAAAAGATGTCGTCATTCTGATGGACAGCATAACAAGGCTTGCAAGGGCGTATAATCTTGTGACGCCACCATCTGGCAGGACTCTATCTGGTGGTCTTGATCCGTCAGCACTTCATCCGCCTAAGAGATTTTTTGGCGCCGCCAGAAATATTGAGGAGGGCGGAAGTTTGACAATCTTAGCTACAGCTTTAATCGAGACTGGAAGCCGTATGGATGATGTCATATTTGAAGAATTTAAGGGAACTGGCAACATGGAGCTGCACCTTGACAGGAAACTGCAAGAAAGGCGTATATTCCCTGCAATTGATATATACAAATCAGGTACAAGGAAGGAAGAATTGCTGCTTTCACAAAAAGAGCTGGAAGCTATGTGGATGATAAGAAAAGCCATGAGCAGCATTGCGCCTAATGAAGTCACTGAGGTGTTGATAGATAGGCTTATGAGGACAAGGACTAATGCAGAGTTCATAGAGGCCATAAGATCCCAGCTTTATAAATCTTGATATTATATATTATGTATGATATAATCATTTAAGTGTAATTTCGGTTTGAAAGAGGTGAAGGCGATGAAAGAAGGAATACATCCAACTTAT comes from the Thermoanaerobacterium aotearoense genome and includes:
- a CDS encoding N-acetylmuramoyl-L-alanine amidase encodes the protein MRKAIAILSILLFIFILHSTSYALSGNIVVDGKVVNYNVPDVTITVDRNPFNTGSNPPLILDGNTIVPLRSIAQGLGASVDWDGTTQTITIVKGKVFKFFIGKNYATVDGNQVQLPAPARLINYNTSYVPMRFLFESLGYDVKWIGDKYLIQVTSKTPDPSASNNVNITSFSSTYANGVYTVTLKADGPLVYQKGILTDSSGVRVYFDFDNAINAVTNKQISINQGGLNMAYIGQNQLQPAITRLVVSMSSSLPYTITQSQDKKEFDISFNIGSPRQTSNNGPLIYIDPGHGGSDPGAIGVGGIHEADIALAIGLKLKTLLDNGGFRTMMSRTTDTYVGLYDRPDQANSAGADAFVSIHCDAFDSPSANGTTVLYYPNGYNGDTRDDKTFAQIIHDNLMQEINTTDRGLSERPNLVVLNQTKMVAVLVETGFVTSPTDAQLLTDDNFQWKVAQGIYNGIVQYFNELKSGTIKSTIS
- a CDS encoding FAD-dependent oxidoreductase; protein product: MPKKYFIIIITLFIVSVLIITAVGGYFYVEKYKKSSQEAKAKVIEGNANLPSPIKLNLPKDGSQYDVIVVGAEPEGVAAARSAAKNDAKVLIIDKHDGPGGLMTYGMLNTIDMSKGPDGTLLTQGTFKEFFKGIGSKNSFDVKKAKEVFLKLLNLPNITQSYNTVFEKPIMDGNKIIGITALKDGKEVNYYGKRIIDATQDASVAASAGVPYTIGAEDMGVKGKVQASTLVFRLKGIDWNNLIKIIKYEKKIPATYINDTSANGFLSITKNYKPSTPMLRLRGLNLGRQDDGTVLVNALLIYGVDGLDQSSIEKGMELAKKELPRIVQFFRENIPGFEKVQLDGTADELYIRETRHIKGYYTLDINDVVFNRDFYDRIAIGSYPVDIQATSPEDTGYVYGKPVEYAVPFRCIVPEKVENLLVVGRSASYSHLAAGSARTIPIGMAEGDAAGVASAYSIAKDKSFADIAKSEEDIKNIQSILVSQGAYLKPFKVEEAVEKSWAFDGLKFVLHWGLVVPGYTNDFKLSENIKSISFYYMTYKMIERSMPSKQQLLSEGSQYLQKYIVDKPLTKEEAADILLTYAGYRNEADGNSGDLFKLAYEKGLVSKEAYMDVLKSGYVKWQDAYDMTLTLYKYLNK
- the fsa gene encoding fructose-6-phosphate aldolase, which codes for MKFFIDTANVDEIREANELGVICGVTTNPSLIAKEGRDFIEVVKEITTIVDGPISAEVVSEDHDGMVKEALELAKIHKNIVIKIPMTAEGLKAVKILTEKGVKTNVTLVFSATQALLAARAGATYVSPFVGRLDDISTDGLQLVSDIVQIFDIYGIETEVIAASIRHPMHVLEAAKVGAHIATVPYKVIMQMIKHPLTDIGIERFLKDWETVPKK
- the rho gene encoding transcription termination factor Rho, translating into MDFNDLEGKSLAELRDIAKRYGVKSITKYRKQQLKELIVEKSKQIELKEMTDKEAKDLQNLPSEEIHDEEAILERQEDEKDSEKGVEEKASDTEKIIETVPDVNDEKAKDAESIKDDKSESSEEKKTIGKISIPVEELEKSDADYEELRRKLRMRLRSKENITENVEEAKKDIDEAIKVKHEDEAYEDEEDVKEDVSLDVTEEKKEEEKTEEKEKEPRKNNSIFIKEGLPLISDVSEPLKELIETQGDVVAEGVLDIMPDGYGFLRVENFIQGNKDIYISQSQIRRFGLKVGDKVKGITRIPREGEKYSAILYVESINGESPDLAKKRVPFDELTPIFPDEKLRLETIPTELAMRLVDIIAPIGKGQRGMIVAPPKAGKTTLLKKIANSISINHPEVHLIVLLIDERPEEVTDMKRSIKGEVVYSTFDELPEHHTKVAEMVLEYAKRLVEYGKDVVILMDSITRLARAYNLVTPPSGRTLSGGLDPSALHPPKRFFGAARNIEEGGSLTILATALIETGSRMDDVIFEEFKGTGNMELHLDRKLQERRIFPAIDIYKSGTRKEELLLSQKELEAMWMIRKAMSSIAPNEVTEVLIDRLMRTRTNAEFIEAIRSQLYKS
- a CDS encoding class II fructose-1,6-bisphosphate aldolase — translated: MLVTGIELLKKANEEGYAVGAFNTSNLEITQAIVEAAEEMRSPAIIQVSEGGLKYAGIETISAIVRTLATKASVPIALHLDHGTDFNNVMKCLRNGWTSVMMDASKLPLEKNIEVTKNVVTIAHGMGVSVEAEIGKIGGTEDNVTVDEREASMTDPDEAFKFAKETGVDYLAISIGTAHGPYKGEPKLDFDRLVKIKEMLKMPIVLHGASGVPEADIRKAVSLGVNKINIDTDIRQAFAARLRELLKNDEEVYDPRKILGPCKEAMKEVIKNKMRMFGSEGRA
- a CDS encoding response regulator, whose product is MGRIFIVDDNKGVCSLLKELFTMEGHLAKTCSEIEKVHEKLESFKPDVSIFDIHIGKCDVLEFTKTLKMRHPDMEIIFMSADDPDECFKGQRFIKKPFDIFKVKEYVNKILLERVAV